The following coding sequences lie in one Treponema sp. OMZ 790 genomic window:
- a CDS encoding NAD(P)(+) transhydrogenase (Re/Si-specific) subunit beta: MTDTVYYIICGVLSIGVLLGINMMSKVKSAVKGNCLSALCMLAAVCVTLYKYQIFSAGMMWAGLAIGAAIGIYLTIKVEMITMPQTVALLNGLGGAASAVAALLTLAAANGKTGIFAIVTGGIALAVGALTFSGSLIAAGKLHKLLPQKPTVLPAHQALTTISFLGMIVFIVLLPIKPELMMSISIAGLVISILFGIFFAIRVGGADMPITISLLNSTSGVAASIAGMAIGDILLVSVGGIVGASGLLLTQIMCRAMNRSLASILFSKAASPAKSAKPAQPSELSAKEAAEKQNTQSAETKPAQNELTATGHADKSQLPSWFSDAKEIIFIPGYGMALSQAQGLVKQLADKLESMRKNVRFAIHPVAGRMPGHMNVLLCEVDIPYDKLYEMETINPDFDKTDLAIIIGASDVVNPAANTAEGTPIYGMPVLAAEKAKKLIICNFDLQPGYAGVPNPLYEPNPNTMMLLGDAKESINTMLDSLRTKSASGGASVSTGGGNTGEAASGNQPAEAQIGPWFNEAREIIVIPGYGMALSQAQGLVKQLADKLESMGKNVRFAIHPVAGRMPGHMNVLLCEVDIPYDKLYEMETINPDFDKTDLAIIIGASDVVNPAANTAEGTPIYGMPVLAAEKAKKLIICNFDLQPGYAGVPNPLYEPNPNTMMLLGDAKDSLNKILENL, translated from the coding sequence ATGACGGATACGGTTTATTATATTATTTGCGGAGTACTCAGCATCGGGGTTCTTTTAGGAATTAACATGATGAGTAAGGTAAAATCGGCAGTTAAGGGAAACTGCTTAAGCGCCCTTTGTATGCTGGCAGCCGTATGCGTAACTCTGTATAAATATCAGATCTTTTCTGCAGGAATGATGTGGGCAGGACTCGCAATAGGAGCGGCAATAGGTATTTATCTCACAATAAAAGTAGAAATGATTACCATGCCCCAAACAGTTGCCCTGCTCAACGGCTTGGGAGGAGCAGCTTCGGCTGTTGCAGCCCTCCTCACTCTGGCTGCTGCTAACGGCAAAACCGGCATCTTTGCTATTGTTACAGGCGGAATAGCCTTAGCAGTAGGAGCCCTGACCTTTTCGGGCAGCTTAATTGCAGCAGGAAAGCTTCATAAGCTTCTTCCTCAAAAGCCTACGGTTTTACCGGCACACCAGGCTTTGACCACAATCAGCTTTTTAGGAATGATCGTCTTTATTGTTCTTCTTCCTATTAAGCCGGAACTTATGATGAGTATTTCGATTGCAGGGCTTGTTATAAGTATTCTTTTCGGTATTTTCTTTGCAATACGCGTAGGCGGAGCGGATATGCCGATTACGATTTCTCTTTTGAATTCCACATCGGGTGTTGCCGCCTCAATTGCAGGTATGGCAATAGGAGACATTCTTTTGGTTTCTGTTGGAGGCATAGTCGGAGCTTCAGGCCTCTTGCTTACCCAGATTATGTGCAGGGCAATGAATAGAAGCCTCGCTTCAATTCTTTTCAGCAAAGCAGCTTCCCCCGCCAAATCGGCAAAGCCTGCTCAGCCTTCAGAACTTTCAGCTAAAGAAGCAGCAGAGAAGCAAAATACGCAATCGGCAGAAACAAAACCGGCTCAAAACGAGCTTACGGCAACAGGCCATGCCGATAAGTCTCAGCTTCCCTCATGGTTTAGCGATGCTAAGGAAATAATCTTTATTCCCGGCTACGGTATGGCTCTTTCTCAAGCCCAAGGCTTGGTAAAACAGCTGGCAGATAAGCTCGAATCAATGAGGAAAAACGTGCGGTTCGCCATTCATCCCGTTGCAGGAAGAATGCCCGGTCACATGAACGTACTCCTTTGCGAGGTTGACATCCCCTACGACAAGCTCTACGAAATGGAAACCATAAATCCCGATTTTGACAAGACGGATTTGGCTATCATAATCGGAGCAAGCGACGTAGTAAACCCTGCCGCAAATACGGCGGAAGGAACTCCTATTTACGGAATGCCTGTCTTGGCTGCAGAAAAGGCTAAAAAGCTCATAATCTGCAACTTCGACCTCCAGCCCGGCTATGCGGGAGTTCCCAACCCCTTGTATGAGCCTAATCCAAACACCATGATGCTTTTAGGCGATGCAAAGGAAAGCATAAACACCATGCTCGACTCTCTTAGAACTAAGAGTGCAAGCGGCGGAGCATCAGTCAGTACAGGAGGCGGTAACACGGGTGAGGCTGCAAGCGGTAACCAACCGGCTGAAGCTCAAATCGGCCCTTGGTTCAACGAAGCAAGGGAAATCATAGTTATCCCCGGCTACGGCATGGCTCTTTCACAGGCCCAAGGCTTGGTAAAACAGCTGGCAGATAAGCTCGAATCAATGGGAAAAAATGTGCGCTTTGCCATTCATCCCGTTGCAGGAAGAATGCCCGGCCACATGAACGTGCTCCTTTGCGAAGTAGACATCCCCTACGACAAGCTTTACGAAATGGAAACTATAAATCCCGACTTCGATAAGACGGATTTGGCTATCATAATCGGTGCAAGCGACGTAGTAAACCCTGCTGCAAACACGGCGGAAGGTACTCCTATTTACGGAATGCCTGTCTTGGCTGCAGAAAAGGCTAAAAAGCTTATAATCTGCAACTTCGACCTACAGCCCGGCTATGCGGGAGTTCCCAATCCCTTGTATGAGCCTAATCCCAACACCATGATGCTTTTAGGCGATGCAAAGGATAGTTTAAACAAGATATTGGAAAACCTATAA
- a CDS encoding SPOR domain-containing protein has product MNKKVLFSLIFIISFSCIWAVWEGNGGIGSPTDFPPEGLFVRSDMFPKHTLLEITNLEKNIKARAVVIGPSGIPGLLVSLSPELGEKLNVPRGKVIRIRVFTPSPVNEDGDDGKDISTTITESQDLDSNPALFVASHSEAATVNLKPEKEKTEPVSKNNVSDTILYDDLPAAEPVVEETPLHEEETAPLPAEEKTTDVPAVEVVTPPEEKPEPVPEAPVITKTEIPAAPIEVPAITETYMEPAKENPPITVEPIKEPKPEKEAQPAPVSEVSTPQAPVKPEEKQAPVEVVDSIVEPVKETPPENKKVDIVDEITPKSEPVKEEPIADKSEEEPVEIEDIQEKPEETTSNDDTDSENIYTVENEEKEEETPVIPVITETPVLSSKLEKGKNYVQIIIYNDKENCDEVVEKYGKKYPMVVEEDLVKNKKRYTVFVGPLKVDEIGAALERFKKFGFKDAFLKKGR; this is encoded by the coding sequence ATGAACAAAAAAGTTTTATTTTCATTGATATTCATTATATCGTTTTCATGTATATGGGCGGTTTGGGAAGGAAACGGAGGCATAGGCTCCCCTACAGATTTTCCTCCTGAAGGCTTGTTTGTCAGAAGCGATATGTTTCCGAAACACACCCTTTTGGAAATAACCAACCTTGAAAAAAACATTAAGGCTAGAGCCGTAGTTATAGGTCCATCAGGAATTCCGGGTCTTTTGGTCAGTCTCTCTCCCGAATTAGGAGAAAAACTAAATGTTCCTCGCGGAAAGGTTATAAGAATCAGGGTTTTCACGCCGAGTCCTGTAAATGAAGACGGAGATGACGGAAAAGATATTTCTACAACAATCACAGAATCCCAAGACTTGGATTCAAACCCTGCTCTTTTTGTCGCCTCACATTCCGAAGCTGCAACGGTAAATTTAAAACCCGAAAAAGAAAAAACCGAGCCGGTTTCTAAAAACAATGTATCGGATACCATCCTTTACGATGATCTTCCGGCAGCTGAACCTGTTGTCGAAGAAACTCCTTTACATGAAGAAGAAACGGCCCCACTTCCCGCAGAAGAAAAAACGACAGATGTTCCGGCCGTCGAAGTTGTAACTCCTCCGGAAGAAAAGCCAGAACCTGTTCCCGAAGCACCGGTTATAACAAAAACGGAAATTCCTGCAGCTCCAATAGAAGTTCCGGCAATAACCGAAACCTATATGGAGCCGGCAAAAGAAAATCCGCCGATAACCGTAGAGCCGATAAAAGAACCCAAACCGGAAAAAGAGGCTCAGCCCGCTCCCGTAAGCGAGGTATCGACTCCTCAGGCACCCGTAAAACCAGAAGAAAAACAAGCTCCTGTTGAAGTCGTAGACTCCATCGTAGAACCTGTTAAAGAAACTCCGCCTGAAAACAAGAAGGTAGATATCGTTGACGAAATAACTCCAAAAAGCGAACCCGTTAAAGAAGAACCTATTGCAGATAAGAGTGAAGAAGAACCGGTAGAGATTGAAGACATACAGGAAAAACCGGAAGAAACAACTTCTAATGACGATACGGATTCGGAAAACATATATACTGTGGAGAATGAGGAAAAAGAAGAAGAAACACCCGTAATACCCGTAATAACCGAAACGCCGGTTCTTTCGAGTAAACTTGAAAAGGGTAAAAACTATGTTCAAATAATAATTTATAACGACAAAGAAAATTGTGATGAAGTAGTAGAAAAATACGGTAAAAAATACCCCATGGTAGTTGAAGAAGACCTTGTAAAAAACAAAAAAAGGTATACCGTATTTGTAGGCCCCTTAAAAGTTGATGAAATCGGAGCGGCTCTTGAACGATTTAAAAAATTCGGTTTTAAAGATGCCTTTTTAAAGAAGGGTAGATAG